In Hypomesus transpacificus isolate Combined female chromosome 25, fHypTra1, whole genome shotgun sequence, one DNA window encodes the following:
- the bcl6b gene encoding B-cell lymphoma 6 protein isoform X2, translating to MTLSLPDFLEPTCVSLLLDFMYTSRLPLTRRTVPGVLAVATYLQMDHVADACKAFMLDSERMCVTPPRSELDSRVSPACVTPQGGTLSTPRVSGRVPRPQLLVPSRLLTEAEGRVHPADLARIPGDGMASMKPGTFLTCQSRSQELKLEPESPCLGSPTPSPDSPSRSSCQPNSPAESNTCNLSNQILSETKLSSDPKACNWKKYKYIVLNPLCAITTVKEEGPEEGQQQAVHTPTSDRMDVAQKPPGEAWPGDELGLQDRQGRASRCDVAGRVLPLVATHLVPLEHRTTPKEPPTARRCQHPIKCESYCLPLCYSGNVGGTKSVCTGDKPYRCNVCDAQFNRPANLKTHSRIHSGEKPYRCDTCGARFVQVAHLRAHVLIHTGEKPYPCHTCGTRFRHLQTLKSHLRIHTGEKPYTCEKCDLHFRHKSQLRLHLRQKHGAVTNTKIRYKVLADPYQPIPQAC from the exons AtgaccctgtctctccctgacttCCTGGAGCCCACAtgcgtgtctctcctcctggacTTCATGTACACCTCCCGCCTGCCGCTCACCCGGCGCACTGTCCCCGGCGTGCTCGCCGTCGCCACCTACCTGCAGATGGACCACGTGGCGGACGCCTGCAAGGCCTTCATGCTGGACAG tgagaggatgtgtgtgacgCCTCCCCGGTCGGAGCTGGACTCCAGGGTGTCTCCAGCCTGTGTCACCCCTCAGGGAGGAACCCTGTCCACGCCCCGGGTTAGCGGGAGAGTACCCCGGCCCCAGCTATTGGTTCCCTCCCGGCTTTTGACTGAGGCCGAGGGCCGTGTGCATCCTGCTGACTTGGCCAG GATCCCAGGAGACGGCATGGCCTCCATGAAGCCAGGGACTTTCCTGACCTGCCAGTCCAGGTCACAGGAGCTGAAACTGGAGCCTGAGTCACCCTGTCTGgggtcccccaccccctcccctgacaGCCCCTCCCGCTccagctgccagcccaactcccCTGCTGAGTCAAACACCTGCAACCTGTCCAACCAAATATTG AGCGAGACCAAGCTCAGCTCAGACCCGAAAGCCTGCAACTGGAAGAAGTACAAATACATTGTCCTCAACCCTCTTTGTGCCATAACCACGGTAAAGGAGGAGGGGCCAGAGGAGGGGCAACAGCAAGCTGTCCACACTCCGACTTCCGATAGGATGGACGTGGCGCAAAAACCACCTGGGGAGGCGTGGCCTGGGGACGAACTCGGCCTAcaagacag GCAGGGGCGGGCCTCCCGTTGTGATGTCGCTGGCCGAGTACTTCCCCTGGTGGCCACCCACCTTGTCCCATTGGAGCACAGAACCACACCCAAGGAGCCACCAACTGCCCGTCGCTGTCAACACCCAATCAAGTGCGAGAGCTACTGTTTGCCTCTGTGTTACTCTGGCAACGTGGGAGGGACCAAGTCGGTCTGCACAG GAGATAAACCATATCGCTGCAACGTATGTGACGCCCAGTTTAACCGTCCAGCCAACCTGAAGACTCACTCTCGGATCCACtctggagagaagccgtaccgcTGCGACACATGCGGGGCACGATTTGTTCAG gTGGCCCACCTTCGAGCCCACGTTCTGATCCACACCGGGGAGAAGCCTTACCCTTGCCACACATGTGGCACTCGCTTCCGTCACCTGCAGACCCTGAAGAGTCACCTCCgcatccacactggagagaaacctTACACT TGTGAGAAATGTGACCTTCACTTCCGCCACAAGAGCCAGCTCCGCCTACACCTGAGGCAGAAGCATGGCGCTGTCACTAACACCAAGATCCGCTACAAGGTCCTGGCAGACCCTTACCAGCCAATCCCACAAGCCTGTTAA
- the bcl6b gene encoding B-cell CLL/lymphoma 6 member B protein isoform X1: MNKMQVVEGYRVSGRREVVAEAAAEGYVKEFTRHSSDVLLNLNELRHRNILTDATLLVGTTHLRAHCAVLIACSGFFYSLHSRRESVPGWDGHAPGGGDPAMTLSLPDFLEPTCVSLLLDFMYTSRLPLTRRTVPGVLAVATYLQMDHVADACKAFMLDSERMCVTPPRSELDSRVSPACVTPQGGTLSTPRVSGRVPRPQLLVPSRLLTEAEGRVHPADLARIPGDGMASMKPGTFLTCQSRSQELKLEPESPCLGSPTPSPDSPSRSSCQPNSPAESNTCNLSNQILSETKLSSDPKACNWKKYKYIVLNPLCAITTVKEEGPEEGQQQAVHTPTSDRMDVAQKPPGEAWPGDELGLQDRQGRASRCDVAGRVLPLVATHLVPLEHRTTPKEPPTARRCQHPIKCESYCLPLCYSGNVGGTKSVCTGDKPYRCNVCDAQFNRPANLKTHSRIHSGEKPYRCDTCGARFVQVAHLRAHVLIHTGEKPYPCHTCGTRFRHLQTLKSHLRIHTGEKPYTCEKCDLHFRHKSQLRLHLRQKHGAVTNTKIRYKVLADPYQPIPQAC; the protein is encoded by the exons ATGAACAAGATGCAGGTGGTGGAAGGATACAGGGTCAGCGGCAGGCGTGAGGTGGTGGCCGAGGCAGCGGCGGAGGGATACGTGAAGGAGTTCACGCGGCACTCCAGTGACGTGCTGCTGAACTTAAATGAGCTCAGGCACCGGAACATTCTGACGGACGCCACCCTCTTGGTTGGCACCACCCATTTGCGGGCACACTGTGCAGTTCTCATCGCCTGCAG TGGGTTCTTCTACTCCCTCCACTCACGGCGCGAGTCTGTCCCTGGGTGGGACGGCCACGCGCCCGGAGGAGGCGATCCAGCCAtgaccctgtctctccctgacttCCTGGAGCCCACAtgcgtgtctctcctcctggacTTCATGTACACCTCCCGCCTGCCGCTCACCCGGCGCACTGTCCCCGGCGTGCTCGCCGTCGCCACCTACCTGCAGATGGACCACGTGGCGGACGCCTGCAAGGCCTTCATGCTGGACAG tgagaggatgtgtgtgacgCCTCCCCGGTCGGAGCTGGACTCCAGGGTGTCTCCAGCCTGTGTCACCCCTCAGGGAGGAACCCTGTCCACGCCCCGGGTTAGCGGGAGAGTACCCCGGCCCCAGCTATTGGTTCCCTCCCGGCTTTTGACTGAGGCCGAGGGCCGTGTGCATCCTGCTGACTTGGCCAG GATCCCAGGAGACGGCATGGCCTCCATGAAGCCAGGGACTTTCCTGACCTGCCAGTCCAGGTCACAGGAGCTGAAACTGGAGCCTGAGTCACCCTGTCTGgggtcccccaccccctcccctgacaGCCCCTCCCGCTccagctgccagcccaactcccCTGCTGAGTCAAACACCTGCAACCTGTCCAACCAAATATTG AGCGAGACCAAGCTCAGCTCAGACCCGAAAGCCTGCAACTGGAAGAAGTACAAATACATTGTCCTCAACCCTCTTTGTGCCATAACCACGGTAAAGGAGGAGGGGCCAGAGGAGGGGCAACAGCAAGCTGTCCACACTCCGACTTCCGATAGGATGGACGTGGCGCAAAAACCACCTGGGGAGGCGTGGCCTGGGGACGAACTCGGCCTAcaagacag GCAGGGGCGGGCCTCCCGTTGTGATGTCGCTGGCCGAGTACTTCCCCTGGTGGCCACCCACCTTGTCCCATTGGAGCACAGAACCACACCCAAGGAGCCACCAACTGCCCGTCGCTGTCAACACCCAATCAAGTGCGAGAGCTACTGTTTGCCTCTGTGTTACTCTGGCAACGTGGGAGGGACCAAGTCGGTCTGCACAG GAGATAAACCATATCGCTGCAACGTATGTGACGCCCAGTTTAACCGTCCAGCCAACCTGAAGACTCACTCTCGGATCCACtctggagagaagccgtaccgcTGCGACACATGCGGGGCACGATTTGTTCAG gTGGCCCACCTTCGAGCCCACGTTCTGATCCACACCGGGGAGAAGCCTTACCCTTGCCACACATGTGGCACTCGCTTCCGTCACCTGCAGACCCTGAAGAGTCACCTCCgcatccacactggagagaaacctTACACT TGTGAGAAATGTGACCTTCACTTCCGCCACAAGAGCCAGCTCCGCCTACACCTGAGGCAGAAGCATGGCGCTGTCACTAACACCAAGATCCGCTACAAGGTCCTGGCAGACCCTTACCAGCCAATCCCACAAGCCTGTTAA
- the slc16a13 gene encoding monocarboxylate transporter 13, which yields MSKFQPRPAPPPEAVPDGGWGWVVVGSLFVSSALVFGLIRSLGVFFVEFVQHFDESAQVISWITSIGVAMQQLVSPVGTALCYAYGTRPVVMMGGFLSGMGFILASQATCVTHLYLTMGVISGSGWALVFTPTVASVMQYFTRRRSLAMALGFTGIGLSSFAFSPLFQLLVDTYTWRGALLILGGLSFNMVACGALIRPPGGPKAAVVVETQSDVHSSACASALSKAYSYLELSLLFQRPFLTYSLAITLFNFGYFVPYVHLVAHSRHQGFSQYQAAFIISATGVTDIVGRLVSGWSSDLGRLRLPHMLCLWTGLTGLFLLLVPLGSLGGSYPGLVVVSLAYGFCSGAMTPLVFSVVPEIVGMQRTLGALGLLQLIESVGGLLGAPLSGLLRDITGNYTASFEVAGIFVILGTLVTTMLPHFFSRTAPPPLASPRTPGQDTKDAESALMKSPSSFSEGLNHLDTLPFTEPQLDRSSLNLDQGDLPLKQGRSEVDNDC from the exons ATGTCCAAGTTCCAGCCCAGGCCCGCGCCTCCCCCAGAGGCTGTGCCtgatggggggtggggctgggtggtggtggggtccCTGTTTGTGAGTTCGGCCCTGGTGTTCGGCCTGATCCGCAGCCTGGGCGTGTTCTTCGTGGAGTTTGTTCAGCATTTTGATGAGAGTGCCCAAGTCATCTCCTGGATCACCTCCATTGGGGTGGCGATGCAACAGCTTGTCA GTCCTGTAGGAACAGCTCTGTGTTATGCCTATGGCACCAGGCCTGTGGTGATGATGGGAGGGTTCTTGTCTGGAATGGGCTTCATCCTGGCTTCTCAGGCCACCTGTGTCACACACCTGTACCTCACCATGGGGGTCatctcag gCTCAGGTTGGGCGCTGGTCTTCACCCCCACCGTGGCGTCGGTCATGCAGTACTTCACGCGGCGCCGCTCGCTGGCCATGGCGCTGGGCTTCACTGGCATCGGCCTCTCCTCCTTCGCCTTCTCGCCGCTCTTCCAGCTGCTGGTGGACACGTACACCTGGCGGGGGGCCCTACTCATCCTGGGGGGGCTCAGCTTTAATATGGTGGCCTGCGGGGCCCTCATACGGCCCCCGGGGGGCCCCAAGGcggcggtggtggtggag ACACAGTCCGACGTCCACTCATCCGCCTGCGCCTCCGCCCTCTCCAAGGCTTACTCCTACCTGgagctctccctcctcttccagagGCCCTTCCTCACCTACAGCCTGGCCATCACCCTCTTCAACTTCGGCTACTTTGTCCCCTACGTGCACCTGGTGGCCCACAGCCGCCACCAGGGCTTCTCCCAGTATCAGGCCGCCTTCATCATCTCCGCCACCGGCGTCACCGACATCGTGGGCCGTCTGGTGTCCGGCTGGTCGTCGGACCTGGGCCGCCTGCGTCTCCCCCACATGCTGTGCCTCTGGACGGGGCTGACCGGGCTGTTCCTGCTGCTGGTGCCGCTGGGGTCGCTGGGCGGCTCCTACCCGGGCCTGGTGGTGGTCAGCCTGGCCTACGGGTTCTGCTCGGGCGCCATGACGCCGCTGGTGTTCTCGGTGGTGCCGGAGATCGTGGGCATGCAGCGCACGCTGGGCGCCCTGGGCCTGCTGCAGCTCATCGAGAGCGTGGGCGGGCTCCTGGGGGCACCTCTGtcag GTTTGCTGAGGGACATTACTGGGAACTACACAGCCTCATTCGAAGTGGCTGGCATTTTCGTCATCCTGGGCACCTTGGTGACGACCATGCTGCCTCACTTCTTCTCCCGTACGGCCCCGCCTCCTCTGGCGAGCCCGAGGACCCCCGGCCAGGACACGAAAGACGCCGAGTCGGCACTGATGaaatccccctcctccttctcagaGGGGCTCAACCACCTGGACACCCTCCCCTTCACTGAACCACAACTGGACCGCAGCAGTCTCAACCTAGACCAGGGGGACCTGCCTCTGAAGCAAGGCAGGAGCGAGGTTGACAACGACTGCTGA